From the Nitrobacter hamburgensis X14 genome, one window contains:
- a CDS encoding bifunctional tRNA (adenosine(37)-N6)-threonylcarbamoyltransferase complex ATPase subunit type 1 TsaE/phosphotransferase, producing MTGPSTFATALANETATAHLMADLALLIGPGDVITLSGDLGAGKTAAARAMIRYLAGDDTVEVPSPTFTLAQHYDLPCYPLLHADLYRINGPGELEEIGLAPLPDATVVLIEWPERAAGALPTDRIDIAISHRPALGSAARAAEITGYGNAAAQVARLAALRRFLDDAGYLDATRQHMAGDASTRSYARLIRSDGRFILMNAPRRPDGPAIHDGKSYSAAVHLAEDVKPFVAIARGLRDHGFSAPAIHHADLESGFLITEDFGSAGFVEGTPPAPIAERYQVATDMLAALHCRTLPEILPVAPHIPYTIPVFDTEAMLVEVGLMLDWYLTDRGVEPSDDLRAEFMAMWRVLLAKLAAAPKTWVLRDFHSPNLIWLEQRRDTGKVGVIDFQDTVLGPAAYDLVSLLQDARVDVPESLELALLTRYMKARLGSGQPFDPAGFAELYAIMSAQRNTRLLGTFARLNRRDGKPHYLRHQPRIWTYLTRSLAHPALSAIRAWHQAHVPPPSD from the coding sequence ATGACCGGGCCGTCGACATTCGCAACCGCGCTCGCCAACGAGACCGCGACCGCGCACCTGATGGCCGACCTCGCACTGCTGATCGGCCCCGGCGACGTCATCACGCTGTCGGGCGATCTCGGCGCGGGCAAGACCGCCGCCGCCCGCGCCATGATCCGCTATCTTGCCGGCGACGACACGGTCGAGGTGCCGAGCCCGACCTTCACGCTGGCGCAGCATTACGATCTGCCGTGCTATCCGCTGCTCCATGCCGATCTCTATCGCATCAATGGCCCCGGCGAACTCGAGGAGATCGGCCTTGCGCCGCTGCCCGACGCCACGGTGGTGCTGATCGAATGGCCGGAGCGCGCCGCCGGCGCCTTGCCCACTGATCGCATCGACATCGCCATCAGCCACCGCCCGGCGCTCGGATCGGCTGCGCGCGCCGCCGAAATCACCGGCTACGGCAACGCCGCGGCGCAGGTCGCGCGGCTGGCGGCGCTGCGGCGGTTTCTCGACGACGCCGGATATCTCGACGCCACACGGCAGCACATGGCGGGCGATGCCTCGACGCGCTCCTATGCCCGGTTGATCCGCAGCGACGGCCGCTTCATCCTGATGAACGCGCCGAGGCGGCCCGACGGACCCGCGATCCACGACGGCAAGTCCTACAGCGCCGCAGTTCACCTCGCCGAAGACGTGAAGCCCTTCGTCGCCATCGCGCGCGGCTTGCGCGACCACGGCTTTTCCGCGCCGGCGATCCATCATGCCGATCTGGAGTCGGGATTCCTGATCACCGAAGATTTCGGCAGTGCGGGCTTCGTCGAAGGCACGCCGCCGGCGCCGATCGCCGAGCGCTACCAGGTCGCCACCGACATGCTGGCGGCATTGCATTGCCGGACGTTGCCCGAAATCCTCCCCGTCGCGCCGCATATCCCCTACACCATTCCGGTGTTCGACACCGAGGCGATGCTGGTCGAGGTGGGCCTGATGCTGGACTGGTATCTGACCGACCGCGGCGTTGAGCCGAGCGACGATCTGCGCGCGGAATTCATGGCGATGTGGCGCGTTTTGCTGGCGAAACTAGCCGCGGCGCCCAAAACCTGGGTGTTGCGCGATTTCCATTCGCCCAACCTGATCTGGCTGGAGCAGCGGCGCGACACCGGAAAGGTCGGCGTCATCGACTTTCAGGATACCGTGCTCGGTCCCGCAGCCTACGATCTGGTCTCGCTTTTGCAGGACGCGCGGGTGGACGTGCCGGAATCGCTCGAACTCGCCCTTTTGACCCGCTACATGAAGGCGCGGCTGGGATCGGGCCAGCCGTTCGACCCCGCCGGCTTTGCCGAGCTTTACGCCATCATGTCGGCGCAGCGCAACACGCGGCTGCTGGGCACGTTCGCGCGGCTCAACCGTCGCGACGGCAAGCCGCATTATCTGCGTCATCAACCCCGGATCTGGACCTATCTTACCCGCTCGCTGGCCCACCCCGCATTGTCAGCGATCAGGGCCTGGCATCAGGCTCACGTTCCACCTCCGTCGGACTGA
- a CDS encoding PilZ domain-containing protein, with translation MGAERRKGERVTFERGYGAHMMGIDGTWRRNCTMEDVSETGAKLTVEGSIEGLHLKEFFLLLSSTGLAYRRCELAWVNGDQVGVNFLKQNDKKKKTGRRNDATADA, from the coding sequence ATGGGTGCGGAACGACGCAAGGGCGAACGCGTCACCTTCGAGCGCGGATACGGCGCGCACATGATGGGCATCGACGGCACCTGGCGCCGCAACTGCACCATGGAGGATGTATCGGAAACCGGCGCCAAGCTGACCGTCGAAGGTTCCATCGAAGGCCTGCATCTGAAGGAATTCTTCCTGCTACTGTCATCCACGGGCCTCGCCTATCGCCGCTGCGAGCTGGCCTGGGTCAATGGCGATCAGGTCGGCGTCAATTTCCTGAAGCAGAACGACAAGAAGAAAAAGACCGGCCGGCGCAACGACGCCACCGCGGACGCCTGA
- a CDS encoding nucleotidyltransferase family protein — protein MPVTPTKAMVLAAGLGLRMRPLTERMPKPMVPVAGKPLLDHVLDRLADAGISEAVVNVRYLPDQIIDHVARRSRPRVIISDERDEVLGTGGAVVKALPLLGDAPFFHLNADTMWIDGARPNLTRMTEAFDPARMDILLLMAPTASSIGYGGSGDYAMLPDGALRRRKENQVVPFVYAGAAIMSPALFAGAPSGEFSLTTMFDRANERERLFGLRLDGVWMHVGTPDAVQAAEQAVLVSVA, from the coding sequence ATGCCCGTCACCCCGACCAAAGCCATGGTGCTCGCCGCGGGCCTCGGCCTGCGGATGCGGCCGCTGACGGAGCGGATGCCGAAGCCGATGGTGCCCGTGGCCGGCAAGCCGCTGCTCGATCACGTGCTCGACAGGCTGGCGGATGCGGGCATCAGTGAAGCGGTCGTCAACGTACGCTATCTGCCGGATCAGATCATCGATCACGTGGCGCGCCGCAGCCGGCCACGGGTCATCATTTCCGACGAGCGCGATGAGGTGCTGGGTACCGGCGGCGCCGTGGTGAAGGCGCTGCCGCTGCTCGGCGACGCGCCGTTCTTCCATCTCAATGCCGACACCATGTGGATCGACGGCGCGCGTCCCAATCTGACGCGGATGACCGAGGCTTTCGATCCCGCGCGCATGGACATCCTGCTGCTGATGGCGCCGACGGCGAGCAGCATCGGCTATGGCGGCAGCGGTGACTACGCTATGCTCCCCGACGGCGCGTTGCGCAGGCGGAAAGAGAATCAGGTGGTGCCGTTCGTCTATGCCGGCGCCGCCATCATGTCGCCCGCGCTGTTCGCCGGCGCACCCAGCGGCGAGTTTTCGCTGACGACAATGTTCGATCGCGCCAACGAACGGGAGCGCCTGTTCGGGCTGCGACTCGACGGCGTCTGGATGCATGTCGGAACCCCCGATGCCGTCCAGGCCGCCGAGCAAGCGGTCCTCGTCAGCGTCGCCTGA
- the addB gene encoding double-strand break repair protein AddB, whose product MRVRNVPTSVPFLRTVITALVDGALIEGFRPRAQPERLAEATLYLPTRRAGRMARDIFLDVLNVDAVILPRIVALGDIDEDELAFAQAASSAEALQLPPALDGLARRLALAQLIEAWARQLKPGDPAQAPLVLGGPASTLALADDLARLMDDMATRGVDWRALDALVPDALDKYWQLTLDFLKIARDYWPAHLEEAGRIEPAVRRDRLIDAEAARLAAHHGGPVIAAGSTGSMPSTAKLLHVIARLPHGAVVLPGLDTDLDDEAWQLIGGMRDGNGAFTAPPAAGHPQFALHGLLRRFGIARRDVETLGVPAPYGREMLTSEAMRPSEATARWHTRLAEPEVAEKIAAGMKNLAVIAAANPEVEALSIAAAMREARELNKTAALVTFDRALARRVMAALGRWNLAFDDSGGDALMDTPAGIFARLVAGTACNGLEPPTLLALLKHPLCRLGRVAGGWSRAVATLELAILRGTRPPPGSKGLADEFARFCGELDKLDRGESSSLHRTEPRAALKLHRLDESRALIAALRDALAPLEGDGASRSADFTAFAAQHREAIDVLSRDDQGVAAAFEGQHGLALAAAFDDLRKAGERSGLTVKIADYPEVFETAFGDRIVRRPQATAASLRIYGPLEARLTQCDRVILGGLNESVWPPAPPSDPWLSRPMRHELGLDLPERRIGLSAHDFAQLLGADDVILSHAAKAGGSPAVASRFLHRLKAVAGPERWATALQAGTRYVQYAEAIDRPEQVTPVAQPEPKPPRAARPTRLSVTAIEDWLRDPYTIYAKHILKLLPLEAVDMPLSAADRGSAIHNSLGDFTKQYPAALPENPADVLRAIGESRFAPLMQRPEARALWWPRFQRIAAWFAEWEQSRRPQLETIDAEIRGEISIPVASDRTFHLSARADRIEHLGDGRFTILDYKTGSPPSSKQVRLGLSPQLTLESAILREGGFEGIPAGASVSELVYVRLSGNNPPGEPLQVNLDNGKTDMQSPDQAADRALEELNALIRAFDNEQQGYPSLDLPMWKTRYGAYDDLARIKEWSAAGGLGIEEW is encoded by the coding sequence ATGCGCGTCCGCAACGTCCCCACGTCAGTGCCGTTTCTGCGCACCGTCATCACCGCACTGGTCGACGGCGCACTGATCGAGGGGTTTCGCCCGCGCGCGCAGCCCGAGCGGCTCGCCGAGGCCACGCTCTATCTGCCAACCCGCCGCGCCGGCCGCATGGCGCGCGACATCTTCCTCGATGTGCTGAATGTCGATGCCGTGATCCTGCCGCGCATCGTCGCGCTTGGCGATATCGACGAGGATGAACTGGCCTTTGCACAAGCGGCTTCGTCGGCGGAGGCGTTGCAACTGCCTCCGGCGCTCGACGGGCTGGCACGCCGCCTTGCGCTCGCGCAGCTCATCGAAGCATGGGCGAGGCAGTTGAAGCCCGGCGACCCGGCGCAGGCGCCACTCGTCCTCGGCGGCCCGGCCTCGACGCTGGCGCTTGCCGACGACCTCGCGCGGCTGATGGACGACATGGCCACGCGCGGCGTGGACTGGCGCGCGCTCGACGCCCTGGTGCCCGACGCGCTCGACAAATACTGGCAGCTCACGCTCGATTTCCTGAAGATCGCCCGGGACTACTGGCCGGCTCATCTTGAGGAAGCCGGCCGGATCGAACCGGCGGTGCGGCGCGACCGCCTGATCGATGCCGAAGCCGCGCGTCTCGCCGCCCATCATGGCGGGCCGGTGATCGCGGCCGGCTCCACCGGTTCGATGCCGTCGACCGCGAAACTGCTGCATGTCATCGCCAGGCTGCCGCACGGCGCGGTGGTGTTGCCGGGGCTTGACACCGACCTCGATGACGAGGCGTGGCAACTGATCGGCGGCATGAGGGACGGCAACGGCGCATTCACCGCGCCGCCCGCCGCCGGCCATCCGCAGTTCGCGCTGCATGGACTGCTCAGGCGCTTCGGCATCGCGCGCCGCGACGTGGAAACGCTCGGCGTTCCCGCGCCATACGGGCGCGAGATGCTGACGTCGGAGGCGATGCGGCCATCCGAGGCGACGGCGCGGTGGCACACGCGGCTTGCCGAGCCCGAGGTCGCGGAGAAAATCGCCGCCGGCATGAAGAACCTCGCGGTGATCGCCGCCGCCAATCCGGAAGTGGAAGCGCTCAGCATCGCCGCCGCCATGCGCGAGGCGCGCGAACTGAACAAGACGGCGGCGCTGGTGACCTTCGACCGGGCGCTGGCGCGGCGGGTGATGGCCGCGCTCGGCCGCTGGAATCTGGCGTTCGACGATTCCGGCGGCGACGCGCTGATGGACACGCCTGCGGGAATATTCGCGCGGCTCGTCGCAGGCACGGCCTGCAACGGCCTGGAGCCGCCGACGCTGTTGGCCTTGCTGAAGCATCCGCTGTGCCGGCTCGGCCGGGTGGCCGGCGGATGGTCGCGCGCCGTCGCGACGCTGGAGCTTGCGATCCTGCGCGGCACCCGGCCGCCGCCGGGCAGCAAGGGTTTGGCCGACGAGTTCGCGCGATTTTGCGGCGAACTGGACAAGCTCGATCGCGGCGAGAGTTCGTCGCTGCATCGCACCGAGCCCCGCGCAGCGCTGAAACTCCATCGGCTTGACGAATCTCGCGCGTTGATCGCGGCCTTGCGGGACGCGCTCGCGCCGCTCGAAGGCGACGGCGCATCGAGGTCGGCGGACTTCACCGCTTTCGCCGCACAGCATCGCGAGGCGATCGACGTGCTGTCGCGCGACGACCAAGGTGTTGCCGCCGCCTTCGAGGGTCAGCACGGCCTTGCGCTCGCCGCCGCGTTCGATGATTTGCGCAAGGCGGGCGAGCGCAGCGGTCTGACAGTCAAGATCGCCGACTATCCCGAGGTGTTCGAGACCGCGTTCGGCGACCGCATCGTGCGCCGGCCGCAGGCTACAGCGGCAAGCTTGAGGATCTACGGTCCGCTCGAAGCGCGTCTCACCCAATGCGACCGCGTCATCCTCGGCGGGCTCAATGAAAGCGTCTGGCCGCCCGCGCCGCCAAGCGATCCCTGGCTCAGCCGCCCGATGCGGCACGAACTCGGGCTCGATCTTCCGGAGCGACGCATCGGTCTTTCCGCGCACGACTTCGCGCAACTGCTCGGCGCCGATGATGTCATCCTCAGTCATGCCGCCAAGGCCGGCGGTTCGCCGGCGGTGGCCTCGCGCTTCCTGCACCGGCTCAAAGCCGTCGCCGGCCCGGAACGCTGGGCAACCGCGCTGCAAGCCGGCACGCGCTACGTTCAATACGCCGAAGCGATCGACCGGCCGGAGCAGGTCACCCCCGTCGCCCAGCCCGAGCCAAAACCACCGCGCGCGGCGCGGCCGACGCGATTGTCGGTGACCGCGATCGAGGACTGGCTGCGCGACCCCTACACCATCTATGCCAAACACATTCTGAAGCTCTTGCCGTTAGAGGCCGTCGATATGCCGCTGTCGGCGGCCGATCGCGGCTCTGCGATCCACAATTCGCTCGGCGATTTCACCAAACAATATCCAGCAGCCTTGCCGGAGAACCCCGCGGACGTGTTGCGCGCCATCGGCGAGAGCCGTTTCGCGCCGCTGATGCAGCGGCCCGAAGCGCGCGCGCTGTGGTGGCCGCGCTTTCAACGCATCGCGGCGTGGTTCGCGGAATGGGAACAGTCGCGCCGGCCACAACTTGAGACAATCGATGCCGAGATCCGCGGCGAGATTTCGATTCCTGTCGCAAGCGATCGCACATTCCATTTGTCGGCGCGCGCCGATCGCATCGAGCATCTCGGCGACGGCCGCTTTACTATCCTCGACTACAAGACCGGCAGCCCGCCGAGCAGCAAGCAGGTGCGGCTCGGGCTGTCCCCGCAGCTCACGCTGGAATCCGCGATCCTGCGCGAAGGCGGCTTCGAGGGCATCCCGGCCGGCGCGTCGGTCAGCGAACTGGTCTATGTCCGGCTCAGCGGCAACAACCCGCCCGGCGAGCCGCTGCAAGTCAATCTCGACAATGGCAAGACCGACATGCAATCGCCGGATCAGGCCGCCGATCGCGCCCTTGAAGAACTCAACGCCCTGATCCGCGCTTTCGACAACGAGCAGCAGGGCTATCCATCGCTGGACCTGCCGATGTGGAAGACGCGCTACGGCGCTTACGACGATCTCGCCCGAATCAAGGAATGGTCGGCGGCGGGCGGGTTGGGAATCGAGGAATGGTGA
- the addA gene encoding double-strand break repair helicase AddA: MVKAPRPVHPDASARQQRASDPATSVFVSANAGSGKTHVLVQRVIRLLLNGVDPARILCITFTKAAAANMSERVFSTLGHWVTLDDEALNAALRDTGIAQPDAWSRQRARKLFAAALETPGGLKVQTIHALCTRLLQQFPFEARVPARFSVLDERDQTGMMERASISVMLDASQNPDSPAGRALQYAMGAAADTTLRDVVNQACLSRDHFMAWTEDRGIEQAISDVADALDVDPAERVEDVEREIVDGPNLPISEWEALAAILETGNKSDIEQARRLREAHAMIGEAAQADRYLDVFLTGDSVLRKSFVTKKISDVRPDIAAMLDRESQRVIALLERRRALTIRDRTQSLLVIATAVAANYRREKQERGLLDYDDLIDKTLAMLDQTSPGWVHYKLDRGVDHVLIDEAQDTSPKQWDIVERIIADFTTGEGAREGVRRTVFAVGDEKQSIFSFQGAAPREFDERRSKLERKFRDAELPFRKEDFIYSFRSGKTILESVDYVFRDAAIYTSIHAVGAHPVHESLADAAPGVVDLWSLEERDARQQIEGWRAPFDAVSATSSEVKLARRIRNEVKTLIAQGTMTGHLGDRRPLRYGDILVLVRRRGNAFDAIIQALKQSGIPVAGADRLKLTEHIAIIDLMNLADALLLPRDDLALAVALKSPLFGLDDDDLFAIAHNRKGSLRDALADHATANDKFRDAFERLKMCETRAAHESPFAFYAWLLGGDGGRRRILRRLGHEANDALDEFLELALTYERKAPASQQGFMAWLRAADTDVKRDMEISRDEVRVMTVHGAKGLEASVVFLADTVTSPADTERLNLIRMSRGNAPAHAAGVTVWAGRKAEDPPDVVNARAAMIAETEHEYRRLLYVAMTRAADRLIVGGCKPGNRKDVREHAWYDLIDKGLGKSGLAMREIETAAGTVKRFTRPGETEPDAAGPATPVAAAPIALPPWLHSMAAPEAPAGPSLRPSDADDNAHHRIWPGESPDQRRRALLRGTLVHRLLQSLPDVPVDRRGDTALAYLGRNARDWSEAERDALAAQVLALIGDSQFAPVFTDGSRAEVAIAGRLTTRRGDPVLVSGQIDRLVVTREAVLIVDFKTNHAPPRNPADAPPAYVRQLALYRAVLARLYPELPVKAALLWTETPEMMEISALALDAGLEAIISM; the protein is encoded by the coding sequence ATGGTGAAAGCGCCTCGCCCCGTTCATCCCGACGCCAGCGCGCGTCAGCAGCGCGCGTCCGACCCGGCGACGTCGGTTTTCGTCTCGGCCAATGCCGGATCGGGCAAGACCCATGTGCTGGTGCAACGCGTGATCCGCCTGCTGCTCAATGGCGTTGATCCGGCGCGCATCCTCTGCATCACCTTCACCAAGGCCGCCGCCGCCAACATGTCGGAGCGGGTGTTCTCGACGCTGGGACACTGGGTCACGCTCGACGATGAAGCCCTGAACGCGGCGCTGCGCGACACCGGTATCGCGCAGCCCGATGCCTGGTCGCGCCAGCGCGCGCGCAAACTGTTCGCGGCAGCACTGGAAACGCCGGGCGGGCTGAAGGTGCAGACCATCCACGCACTCTGCACGCGGCTGTTGCAGCAGTTTCCGTTCGAGGCGCGGGTGCCGGCGCGTTTCAGCGTGCTCGACGAGCGCGACCAGACCGGGATGATGGAGCGCGCGAGCATCAGTGTCATGCTCGATGCATCGCAGAATCCCGACAGCCCCGCCGGCCGCGCGCTGCAATACGCCATGGGCGCGGCCGCCGACACGACGCTGCGTGACGTGGTCAACCAGGCCTGTCTCAGCCGCGATCACTTCATGGCCTGGACCGAGGATCGCGGCATCGAGCAGGCGATCAGCGATGTGGCCGACGCGCTCGACGTCGATCCCGCCGAGCGCGTCGAGGATGTCGAACGCGAGATCGTCGACGGGCCGAACCTGCCAATATCTGAATGGGAAGCGCTCGCCGCGATTCTGGAAACAGGCAACAAATCCGACATCGAGCAGGCCAGACGCTTGCGCGAGGCGCACGCCATGATCGGCGAGGCGGCGCAAGCCGATCGCTATCTCGATGTCTTCCTGACCGGCGATTCCGTCTTGCGCAAATCCTTCGTCACCAAGAAGATCAGCGATGTCAGACCCGACATCGCCGCGATGCTCGACCGGGAGAGCCAGCGTGTGATCGCGCTGCTCGAACGCCGCCGCGCGCTGACCATCCGCGACCGCACGCAATCCCTTCTCGTCATCGCAACCGCGGTCGCCGCCAACTACCGGCGCGAGAAGCAGGAGCGCGGCCTGCTCGATTACGACGACCTGATCGATAAGACGCTGGCGATGCTGGACCAGACCTCGCCCGGTTGGGTGCATTACAAGCTCGACCGCGGCGTCGACCATGTGCTGATCGACGAGGCGCAGGATACCAGCCCGAAGCAATGGGACATCGTCGAGCGCATCATCGCGGACTTCACCACCGGGGAAGGGGCGCGCGAGGGCGTCAGGCGGACGGTGTTCGCGGTCGGCGACGAGAAGCAGTCGATCTTCTCGTTCCAGGGCGCGGCCCCGCGCGAGTTCGACGAACGGCGAAGCAAGCTGGAGCGGAAATTCAGGGACGCCGAACTTCCGTTTCGCAAGGAGGATTTCATCTACTCGTTCCGCTCGGGGAAGACGATCCTGGAGTCCGTCGATTACGTGTTCCGCGATGCCGCGATCTATACCAGCATCCATGCGGTCGGCGCCCATCCGGTGCATGAATCGCTGGCGGACGCAGCACCGGGCGTGGTCGATCTCTGGAGTCTGGAAGAGCGAGATGCGCGACAGCAGATCGAGGGCTGGCGCGCGCCGTTCGATGCGGTCTCCGCAACCAGCTCCGAGGTCAAGCTCGCCCGCCGCATCCGCAACGAGGTCAAGACGCTGATCGCGCAGGGCACCATGACGGGGCATCTGGGTGACCGCCGCCCGCTCCGCTATGGCGACATTCTGGTGCTGGTGCGGCGGCGCGGCAACGCGTTCGACGCCATCATCCAGGCGCTGAAGCAATCCGGCATTCCCGTCGCCGGCGCCGACCGCCTCAAGCTGACCGAGCACATCGCGATCATCGATCTGATGAACCTCGCCGACGCGCTGCTGTTGCCGCGGGACGATCTGGCGCTGGCGGTGGCGCTGAAGAGTCCGCTGTTCGGCCTTGACGACGACGACCTGTTTGCCATCGCACACAATCGCAAGGGCTCGCTGCGCGACGCACTCGCGGATCACGCGACGGCCAACGACAAATTCCGCGACGCATTCGAGCGCCTGAAGATGTGCGAAACCCGCGCCGCACACGAATCGCCGTTCGCGTTCTATGCGTGGCTGCTGGGCGGAGATGGCGGGCGGCGGCGAATCCTGCGCCGGCTCGGCCACGAGGCCAACGACGCGCTCGACGAATTCCTCGAACTGGCGCTGACTTACGAGCGCAAGGCGCCGGCATCCCAGCAGGGGTTCATGGCGTGGCTGCGCGCCGCCGACACGGACGTGAAGCGCGACATGGAGATTTCGCGCGACGAGGTGCGGGTGATGACGGTGCACGGCGCCAAGGGGCTCGAGGCCTCCGTGGTGTTTCTCGCCGATACCGTGACGTCGCCGGCCGATACCGAGCGCCTCAACCTGATCCGTATGTCGCGCGGCAACGCGCCCGCCCATGCAGCAGGCGTCACGGTCTGGGCCGGCAGAAAGGCTGAAGATCCGCCTGACGTGGTGAACGCCCGCGCGGCCATGATCGCCGAGACCGAACACGAATATCGCCGCCTGCTTTACGTGGCGATGACGCGGGCGGCGGACCGCCTGATCGTCGGCGGCTGCAAACCCGGCAACCGCAAGGACGTGCGCGAGCACGCATGGTACGACCTGATCGACAAGGGCCTTGGCAAATCCGGCCTCGCGATGCGGGAGATCGAGACCGCCGCCGGCACGGTCAAGCGTTTCACGCGGCCGGGGGAAACCGAACCGGATGCCGCCGGTCCCGCAACGCCGGTTGCCGCCGCACCGATCGCGCTGCCGCCGTGGCTGCACAGCATGGCCGCGCCGGAAGCGCCCGCCGGGCCATCGCTGCGGCCATCGGATGCAGATGACAACGCGCATCACCGCATCTGGCCCGGCGAGTCCCCGGACCAGCGCCGCCGCGCGCTGTTGCGCGGCACGCTGGTGCACCGCCTGCTGCAATCGCTGCCTGATGTGCCGGTCGATCGCCGCGGGGACACCGCGCTGGCCTATCTCGGGCGCAATGCGCGCGACTGGAGCGAGGCCGAGCGCGACGCACTGGCGGCGCAGGTGCTGGCGTTGATCGGCGACTCCCAATTCGCGCCGGTGTTCACGGACGGCAGCCGGGCCGAGGTGGCGATTGCAGGACGGCTGACGACGCGACGGGGCGATCCCGTGCTGGTGTCCGGCCAGATCGACCGGCTCGTGGTAACGCGGGAAGCGGTTCTGATCGTGGATTTCAAGACCAACCATGCCCCGCCCCGAAACCCCGCCGACGCACCGCCGGCCTATGTCCGACAGCTCGCGCTCTATCGCGCGGTGCTGGCCAGGCTGTACCCGGAATTACCGGTCAAAGCGGCGCTGCTCTGGACCGAGACGCCTGAAATGATGGAGATTTCGGCCCTAGCGCTCGATGCCGGGCTGGAAGCGATCATCTCGATGTGA
- the trxA gene encoding thioredoxin produces the protein MAVGKVSDANFEAEVLKATGPVVVDFWAEWCGPCRMIGPVLDEISGAMGDKVKIVKLNVDESPRTASKYGVMSIPTLMIFKGGELASRQVGAAPKQKLEQWITATV, from the coding sequence ATGGCTGTTGGCAAGGTTTCGGACGCCAATTTCGAAGCGGAAGTGCTCAAGGCGACTGGCCCGGTCGTGGTCGATTTCTGGGCCGAGTGGTGCGGCCCCTGCCGCATGATCGGTCCGGTGCTGGACGAGATTTCCGGCGCGATGGGCGACAAGGTCAAGATCGTGAAGCTGAACGTCGACGAGAGCCCGCGGACGGCCTCGAAATACGGCGTGATGTCGATTCCCACCCTGATGATCTTCAAGGGCGGCGAACTGGCCTCGCGTCAGGTCGGCGCCGCGCCGAAGCAGAAACTGGAGCAGTGGATCACCGCCACGGTCTGA
- a CDS encoding bifunctional folylpolyglutamate synthase/dihydrofolate synthase, with product MSAALPQQTPLGDVVARISKLHPKKIDLTLDRMWRILGQLDHPERRLPPVIHVAGTNGKGSTVAYLRAILEAAGLRVHVFTSPYLVRLNECVRLAGTLVGDDDLRDALLECERVNGGEPLTQFEIKTAAAFLLFTKIPADALLLEVGLGGRLDSTNVVETPLASVITPIGIDHTEFLGDTLAQIAGEKAGIIKRGVPVISAEQMPEAQAVIEQRAKQMRGPLHAAGQDWHVSVEHGRLVYQDERGLLDLAAPRLFGRHQFDNAGLAIATLRAQDRFSIDTAAFERGVTGAEWPARMQRLTSGRLVDQAPRDAELWLDGGHNVDGGRVAAAALGDLEERVSRPLVVIAGMMGNKDAKGFLANFTGLTRHVIAVPIPDMENAMPPDVLADAVRALDMRAETAADVKAALQSLARLAYEIPPRILIAGSLYLAGHVLAENGTQPS from the coding sequence GTGAGCGCTGCTCTGCCCCAACAAACGCCGCTTGGCGACGTCGTCGCGCGGATCTCGAAGCTGCATCCGAAAAAGATCGATCTCACGCTCGATCGGATGTGGCGCATCCTCGGACAGCTCGATCACCCCGAACGCAGGCTGCCGCCGGTCATTCATGTCGCCGGCACTAACGGCAAGGGCTCGACGGTCGCGTACCTGCGCGCGATCCTCGAAGCGGCCGGCTTGCGCGTGCATGTCTTTACGTCGCCCTATCTGGTGCGGCTCAACGAATGCGTGCGGCTGGCTGGAACGCTGGTCGGCGACGACGACTTGCGCGACGCGCTGCTTGAATGCGAGCGCGTCAACGGCGGCGAGCCCCTCACCCAATTCGAGATCAAGACCGCGGCGGCTTTTCTGCTGTTTACGAAAATTCCCGCCGACGCGCTGCTGCTGGAGGTCGGCCTCGGCGGCCGGCTCGACAGCACCAACGTGGTCGAGACGCCGCTTGCGAGCGTCATCACGCCGATCGGCATCGACCACACCGAATTTCTCGGCGACACGCTGGCGCAGATTGCCGGCGAGAAGGCCGGCATCATCAAGCGCGGCGTGCCCGTGATCTCTGCGGAGCAAATGCCGGAGGCGCAGGCCGTGATCGAGCAGCGGGCGAAGCAGATGCGCGGCCCTCTGCACGCAGCCGGCCAGGACTGGCATGTCAGTGTGGAGCACGGGCGGCTGGTCTATCAGGATGAGCGCGGCCTGCTCGACCTCGCCGCGCCGCGGCTGTTCGGGCGGCATCAGTTCGACAACGCCGGTCTCGCGATTGCGACGCTGCGGGCGCAGGACCGCTTCAGCATCGACACCGCGGCGTTCGAGCGCGGCGTCACTGGCGCCGAATGGCCGGCGCGGATGCAGCGGCTGACGTCAGGCCGGCTGGTGGATCAGGCGCCACGCGACGCCGAACTCTGGCTCGACGGCGGGCACAATGTCGACGGTGGTCGGGTGGCGGCGGCGGCGCTCGGCGACCTCGAGGAGCGGGTGTCGCGGCCGCTGGTGGTGATAGCAGGCATGATGGGCAACAAGGATGCGAAGGGCTTTCTCGCCAACTTCACCGGCCTGACACGCCACGTCATCGCCGTGCCGATTCCGGATATGGAGAACGCGATGCCGCCGGACGTGCTGGCGGATGCGGTGCGCGCGCTCGACATGCGCGCCGAAACCGCGGCGGACGTCAAGGCCGCGCTGCAATCGCTGGCACGGCTCGCCTATGAAATCCCGCCGCGCATCCTGATCGCAGGATCGCTGTATCTCGCCGGGCACGTGCTGGCGGAGAACGGGACGCAGCCGAGCTAA